Proteins from a genomic interval of Qipengyuania sp. JC766:
- a CDS encoding TlpA disulfide reductase family protein has product MVSLTLAVLTVPLAGCDNGPPDTAQDERASTPITGEIDASRAGDLLPAAELVDPDGDTVNTAALQGRPLLVNLWATWCAPCRKEMPLLDELAGDMEGDLRVLTVSQDVEADIPKVDAYFAEFGFANLTRWVDPTNSLALAYGNIVLPTTVLYGPDGTEIWRVTGDYDWSSAEAREAIAAAIADQ; this is encoded by the coding sequence TTGGTCTCGCTCACACTCGCCGTCCTGACTGTCCCGCTGGCCGGGTGCGATAATGGCCCGCCCGACACTGCGCAAGACGAGCGGGCGAGCACACCCATAACCGGAGAGATCGACGCGAGCCGCGCGGGCGACCTGCTGCCGGCCGCGGAGCTGGTCGATCCCGATGGCGACACGGTGAACACCGCCGCGCTGCAGGGCCGGCCGCTGCTGGTGAACCTGTGGGCCACATGGTGCGCGCCGTGCCGCAAGGAAATGCCGCTGCTGGACGAGCTGGCCGGGGACATGGAGGGCGATCTGCGCGTCCTGACCGTCAGCCAGGACGTGGAAGCGGACATCCCGAAAGTGGACGCCTATTTCGCGGAATTCGGCTTCGCCAACCTGACCCGCTGGGTCGATCCGACGAACAGCCTGGCACTGGCCTATGGCAATATCGTCCTGCCCACGACCGTGCTCTACGGCCCGGACGGGACGGAAATCTGGCGCGTGACCGGCGACTACGACTGGTCGAGCGCGGAAGCGCGCGAGGCGATCGCGGCGGCAATCGCGGACCAGTGA
- the fmt gene encoding methionyl-tRNA formyltransferase has product MRIVFMGTPEFAVPTLRALDHANHAIMAVYTQPPRPAGRGKKLQPSAVQLEAETLRMEVRTPKSLKSEEEQQRFAALEADVAVVAAYGLILPQAILDAPRHGCLNVHASILPRWRGAAPIHRAVMAGDPTTGVTIMQMEAGLDTGPMLATVRTQIGDKTTGELTAELAEKGAQLMVGTLRDLKIHVPVAQDDADATYAPKIDKGEARIDWSKPADEVVRHIHGLAPFPGAWCEIEGERVKILTAERADGAGTPGEVIDADLAIACGDGAVRPLTVQRAGKPKTDRAAFLRGRPVAEGTRLD; this is encoded by the coding sequence ATGCGCATCGTCTTCATGGGAACCCCGGAATTCGCGGTACCGACGCTGCGCGCGCTCGACCACGCGAACCACGCGATCATGGCCGTCTATACCCAGCCGCCCCGGCCGGCGGGGCGCGGCAAGAAGCTGCAGCCTTCGGCCGTCCAGCTCGAGGCGGAGACGCTGAGGATGGAGGTGCGCACCCCGAAATCGCTGAAGTCTGAGGAAGAACAGCAGCGTTTCGCCGCGCTGGAGGCGGATGTCGCGGTGGTCGCGGCCTACGGCCTGATCCTGCCGCAGGCGATCCTGGACGCGCCCCGCCATGGCTGCCTCAACGTCCATGCCTCCATCCTGCCCCGCTGGCGCGGCGCCGCGCCGATCCACCGCGCGGTGATGGCGGGCGATCCGACGACCGGTGTCACGATCATGCAGATGGAAGCGGGCCTCGACACCGGCCCCATGCTGGCGACCGTCCGCACGCAGATCGGCGACAAGACGACCGGCGAACTGACCGCGGAACTGGCGGAAAAGGGCGCGCAGCTGATGGTCGGCACGCTGCGCGACCTGAAGATCCACGTTCCCGTGGCACAGGACGATGCCGACGCGACCTACGCGCCCAAGATCGACAAGGGGGAAGCGCGGATCGACTGGAGCAAGCCGGCGGACGAGGTGGTGCGGCACATCCACGGCCTCGCCCCCTTCCCCGGCGCCTGGTGCGAAATCGAGGGCGAGCGGGTCAAGATCCTGACGGCGGAACGCGCGGACGGAGCCGGAACGCCCGGTGAAGTGATCGACGCGGACCTGGCGATCGCCTGCGGCGACGGGGCCGTCCGGCCGCTGACCGTCCAGCGCGCGGGCAAGCCGAAGACGGACCGGGCCGCATTCCTGCGCGGCCGGCCCGTGGCCGAGGGGACGCGGCTCGACTGA
- a CDS encoding asparaginase encodes MTQSRILVLATGGTIAGTGGSPTARDYRPGQIAIEAFLEQMGEMALDVQLTGRQIAAIGSENMGQDVWNRLHRETVSGMADPACDGIVITHGTDTVEETALLLDETLPSTKPVVLVGAMRAADAVGSDGLRNFTNAVRVAGHPEAAGRGVLVGMGDRIFAARDVRKAATRGIEAFRGFPRDAVGMVTPHSLDWFGAPWRTGEDARRRWHDALPDVALVYIHAGIGADAVARQLSADPAGIVVAGVGEGNMPDAVRTLLAERAKGGTVVVRASRADEGLVDREGEDEANRFVAARALNPQKAVMLVKLLIADGIRDPAQVQAEFDRR; translated from the coding sequence ATGACCCAGAGCCGCATCCTCGTCCTCGCCACCGGAGGCACCATTGCCGGAACCGGCGGATCGCCCACCGCGCGCGATTACCGGCCCGGCCAGATCGCGATCGAGGCGTTCCTCGAACAGATGGGCGAGATGGCGCTCGACGTGCAGCTGACCGGTCGCCAGATCGCGGCGATCGGTTCGGAAAACATGGGGCAGGACGTCTGGAACCGGTTGCACCGCGAAACGGTCTCCGGGATGGCGGACCCAGCATGCGACGGCATCGTGATCACCCACGGAACCGACACGGTGGAGGAAACCGCGCTGCTGCTGGACGAGACGCTGCCGAGCACCAAGCCCGTCGTGCTCGTTGGCGCGATGCGCGCGGCCGATGCCGTCGGGTCGGACGGCCTGCGCAACTTCACCAACGCGGTCCGCGTCGCCGGGCATCCCGAGGCGGCCGGGCGCGGGGTGCTGGTCGGCATGGGAGACCGGATCTTCGCCGCGCGCGACGTGCGCAAGGCGGCGACCCGCGGGATCGAGGCCTTTCGCGGTTTCCCGCGCGACGCCGTGGGCATGGTCACTCCGCACAGCCTGGACTGGTTCGGCGCGCCCTGGCGCACAGGCGAGGACGCCCGCCGCCGCTGGCACGACGCATTGCCCGATGTCGCGCTGGTCTACATCCACGCCGGCATCGGCGCCGATGCGGTCGCGCGGCAGCTTTCGGCCGACCCGGCGGGAATCGTCGTGGCGGGCGTGGGGGAAGGGAACATGCCCGACGCGGTCCGGACCCTGCTGGCGGAGCGAGCGAAGGGCGGCACCGTGGTCGTCCGCGCGAGCCGCGCCGACGAGGGGCTGGTGGACCGCGAGGGCGAGGACGAAGCCAATCGCTTCGTCGCCGCCCGCGCGCTCAATCCGCAAAAGGCCGTGATGCTGGTCAAGCTGCTGATCGCGGACGGAATCCGCGATCCGGCGCAGGTCCAGGCCGAATTCGACCGGCGCTGA
- the recR gene encoding recombination mediator RecR has translation MASQEIEQLSAALARLPGLGPRSARRAVLWLVKRREQALPQLLDALGAVRDTLVECDICFNVDTRNPCGICADPRRDAKSICVVEDVADLWALDRAKLFSGTYHVLGGKLSALDGVRPEDLTIGELLERVSGGGVDEVVLAMNATLEGQTTAHYIAERLEGHPVRITQLAHGLPVGGELDYLDEGTLAQALRARRPLG, from the coding sequence ATGGCATCGCAAGAGATCGAGCAGCTTTCGGCCGCGCTGGCCCGTTTGCCGGGGCTGGGACCGCGCAGCGCGCGCCGCGCAGTCCTGTGGCTGGTCAAGCGGCGCGAACAGGCGTTGCCGCAATTGCTCGATGCGCTGGGCGCCGTGCGCGACACGCTGGTCGAATGCGACATCTGCTTCAATGTCGACACGCGCAATCCGTGCGGCATCTGCGCCGATCCCCGCCGCGATGCGAAGTCCATCTGCGTCGTGGAGGACGTGGCGGATCTCTGGGCGCTCGACCGGGCAAAGCTGTTTTCCGGCACCTATCACGTCCTCGGCGGCAAGCTTTCCGCGCTCGACGGGGTGCGGCCGGAAGACCTGACAATCGGCGAACTGCTGGAACGCGTATCGGGCGGCGGAGTGGACGAGGTGGTGCTGGCGATGAATGCCACGCTGGAAGGGCAGACCACCGCCCATTACATCGCCGAACGGCTGGAAGGCCACCCGGTGCGGATCACGCAGTTGGCGCACGGCCTGCCGGTGGGCGGGGAACTGGACTATCTGGACGAGGGCACGCTGGCGCAGGCCCTGCGCGCCCGCCGGCCGCTCGGCTGA
- the argH gene encoding argininosuccinate lyase produces the protein MWGGRFAQGPSAVMREINASIPFDKLLWRQDIRASQVHARMLADRGIISAADAEAIHDGLDTIADEYERDGVPEDWDLEDIHMTVESRLTELIGPAAGRLHTARSRNDQVATDFRMWVREASDAAIAGLDALRAALVRRAGEHADSVMPGFTHLQTAQPVTLGHHLLAYFEMTGRDQSRFVDALDRADECPLGSAALAGTGFPIDRHQTARELDFFEPTRNSLDAVSDRDFALDYLMAASQCALHLSRLAEEMIIWASQPFGFVRMPDTLSTGSSIMPQKKNPDAAELVRGHAGRIVGCTTALMVTMKGLPLAYSKDMQDDKPPVFEAAALLELCLAAMTGMVAECTFDTDRMREAAERGYATATDLADWLVREADIPFREAHHITGAAVKLAEQRQVALDRLPLEDLQAIDGRIDERVFAALSVDASVASRASYGGTAPEQVRQRVAEAREALGLED, from the coding sequence ATGTGGGGCGGCAGGTTCGCACAGGGACCTAGCGCGGTCATGCGCGAAATCAACGCCTCCATTCCGTTCGACAAGCTGCTCTGGCGGCAGGACATCCGCGCCTCGCAGGTCCATGCCCGGATGCTGGCCGACCGGGGCATCATCTCGGCCGCCGACGCCGAGGCGATCCACGACGGGCTGGACACGATCGCGGACGAGTACGAGCGCGACGGCGTGCCCGAGGACTGGGACCTCGAGGATATCCACATGACGGTGGAAAGCCGCCTGACCGAGCTGATCGGACCGGCTGCCGGACGGCTGCACACCGCACGCAGCCGCAATGACCAGGTCGCGACCGATTTCCGCATGTGGGTGCGCGAGGCGAGCGACGCGGCCATCGCCGGGCTCGACGCCCTGCGCGCCGCGCTGGTGCGCCGGGCGGGCGAACATGCGGACAGCGTGATGCCCGGCTTCACGCACCTGCAGACCGCGCAGCCGGTGACGCTGGGTCACCACCTGCTCGCCTATTTCGAGATGACCGGTCGCGACCAGTCGCGCTTCGTCGACGCGCTCGACCGGGCGGACGAATGCCCGCTTGGCAGCGCCGCGCTCGCCGGGACGGGTTTTCCGATCGACCGGCACCAGACCGCGCGCGAACTCGATTTCTTCGAACCGACCCGCAACAGCCTCGACGCGGTATCCGACCGCGACTTCGCACTCGATTACCTGATGGCGGCCAGCCAGTGCGCGCTGCACCTGTCCCGCCTGGCGGAGGAAATGATCATCTGGGCCAGCCAGCCCTTCGGCTTCGTGCGGATGCCGGACACGCTGAGCACCGGGTCCAGCATCATGCCGCAGAAGAAGAACCCGGACGCCGCCGAACTGGTGCGCGGCCATGCGGGCCGCATCGTCGGGTGCACGACCGCGCTGATGGTGACGATGAAGGGCCTGCCGCTCGCCTATTCCAAGGACATGCAGGACGACAAACCTCCGGTCTTCGAAGCGGCGGCGCTGCTCGAGCTGTGTCTGGCCGCGATGACCGGCATGGTGGCCGAGTGCACGTTCGACACCGACCGGATGCGCGAGGCGGCGGAGCGCGGCTATGCCACCGCGACCGACCTTGCCGACTGGCTGGTGCGCGAAGCCGACATCCCATTCCGCGAGGCGCACCATATCACCGGTGCCGCCGTGAAGCTGGCGGAACAGCGTCAGGTGGCGCTCGACCGGTTGCCGCTGGAAGACCTGCAGGCGATCGACGGGCGGATCGACGAACGCGTCTTCGCCGCCCTGTCGGTCGATGCGTCGGTCGCGTCGCGAGCCTCCTATGGCGGGACCGCGCCGGAACAGGTAAGGCAGCGCGTCGCCGAGGCGCGCGAGGCGCTGGGACTGGAGGACTGA
- a CDS encoding zinc-binding dehydrogenase encodes MSTTGKQIFTTLAADGTLTVEVAETTFPEPTGNQVLVKMEAAPINPSDLALLFGPADLENAQYRDGKIVATMPEPFNSGARGRHGQRLPVGNEGAGEVVAAGDSDMARALIGKRVACVPGNAFSQYAIADAGMCLPLGDISSRDGASAFVNPMTALGFVETARMEDQSAILHTAAASNLGQMLVKICQEDGVPLVNIVRRQEQADMLKGMGAEHVVNSSDDDYREQLRAAIDATDAYFGFDPIGGGKAVDEAFKAMEQVAAGKMKEYSRYGSNQQKKMYIYGRLDLGPTILTPSYGFGWTLSGWLLTPFLQQAGGETMMRMRQRVLDNLTTTFASSYKQEVTLEGMLEKDAALEYRAMKTGEKYLVVPHG; translated from the coding sequence ATGAGCACCACCGGAAAGCAGATCTTCACCACGCTCGCAGCGGACGGCACGCTGACCGTCGAAGTCGCGGAAACGACCTTCCCCGAACCGACCGGCAACCAGGTGCTGGTGAAGATGGAAGCGGCGCCGATCAATCCGTCCGACCTTGCCCTGCTGTTCGGTCCGGCCGACCTGGAGAACGCGCAGTACAGAGATGGCAAGATCGTCGCGACGATGCCGGAACCCTTCAACAGCGGCGCGCGCGGCCGCCATGGCCAGCGTCTGCCGGTCGGCAACGAAGGTGCCGGCGAAGTGGTCGCCGCCGGCGACAGCGACATGGCCCGCGCCCTCATCGGCAAGCGGGTGGCCTGCGTCCCGGGCAATGCCTTCAGCCAGTACGCCATTGCCGATGCCGGCATGTGCCTGCCGCTGGGCGACATTTCCAGCCGGGACGGCGCGAGTGCCTTCGTCAACCCGATGACTGCGCTGGGCTTCGTCGAGACCGCGCGCATGGAAGACCAGTCCGCGATCCTGCACACGGCCGCGGCCTCGAACCTGGGTCAGATGCTGGTCAAGATCTGCCAGGAGGACGGCGTTCCGCTGGTCAACATCGTGCGCCGGCAGGAACAGGCGGACATGCTGAAGGGCATGGGCGCGGAGCATGTCGTCAATTCCTCCGACGACGATTACCGCGAGCAGCTGCGCGCCGCGATCGACGCGACCGACGCCTATTTCGGCTTCGATCCGATCGGCGGCGGCAAGGCGGTGGACGAGGCGTTCAAGGCGATGGAGCAGGTCGCCGCGGGCAAGATGAAGGAATACAGCCGCTACGGCTCCAACCAGCAGAAGAAGATGTACATCTACGGACGGCTGGACCTCGGACCGACGATCCTGACCCCGTCATACGGCTTCGGCTGGACGCTTTCGGGCTGGCTGCTGACCCCGTTCCTGCAGCAGGCGGGCGGCGAGACCATGATGCGCATGCGCCAGCGCGTGCTGGACAACCTCACCACCACCTTCGCCAGTTCCTACAAGCAGGAAGTCACGCTGGAAGGCATGCTGGAAAAGGACGCGGCGCTCGAATACCGGGCGATGAAGACCGGCGAGAAATACCTGGTCGTCCCGCACGGATAG
- the truA gene encoding tRNA pseudouridine(38-40) synthase TruA, giving the protein MTRFALTLEFDGTPFFGLQRQKDGPSVQQSVENAAHAVTGERVTLHSAGRTDAGVHALAMRSHLDIAKDMTPFRLMEALNAHLRPDPVAVTDCRIVPDDWHARFSCTGRAYLYRIANRRAPLTLERDRAWLVPQPLDHEAMHRAAQALVGQHDFTTFRSAHCQSDSPVKSLDRISVRRAKSEYGGEHVIVETGARSFLHHQVRSMVGCLALVGMGRWNEARIGEVLEARDRQQLGLNAPPHGLYFVHAHYPEEEETPS; this is encoded by the coding sequence ATGACCCGGTTCGCGCTGACCCTGGAATTTGACGGTACGCCCTTCTTCGGCCTGCAGCGGCAGAAGGACGGGCCGAGCGTCCAGCAGTCGGTCGAGAACGCGGCCCATGCCGTCACGGGAGAGCGCGTCACGCTGCACAGCGCCGGGCGCACCGATGCCGGCGTGCATGCGCTCGCCATGCGCAGCCATCTCGACATCGCGAAGGACATGACGCCGTTCCGCCTGATGGAGGCGCTGAACGCGCACCTGCGGCCCGATCCGGTGGCGGTGACCGATTGCCGCATCGTGCCGGACGACTGGCACGCCCGCTTTTCCTGCACCGGCCGCGCCTATCTCTACCGGATCGCCAATCGCCGCGCGCCACTGACGCTGGAGCGGGACCGCGCCTGGCTGGTGCCGCAGCCGCTCGACCACGAGGCGATGCATCGCGCGGCGCAGGCGCTGGTCGGGCAACACGATTTCACCACCTTCCGCTCCGCCCATTGCCAGAGCGACAGCCCGGTCAAGTCGCTCGACCGCATATCAGTACGGCGGGCCAAGAGCGAATATGGGGGCGAACACGTGATAGTGGAAACCGGCGCGCGCAGCTTCCTGCACCACCAGGTCCGTTCCATGGTCGGGTGCCTCGCACTCGTCGGCATGGGCCGCTGGAACGAAGCGCGCATCGGCGAGGTTCTGGAAGCGAGGGATCGCCAGCAACTGGGGCTCAATGCCCCGCCGCACGGCCTGTATTTCGTACACGCACACTACCCCGAGGAGGAGGAAACCCCATCATGA
- a CDS encoding peptide deformylase, whose translation MAIREILEVPDPRLKTVSEPVTEFDDELKTLVEDMFETMYDAPGIGLAAIQVGVPKRVLVIDLQPEDPDAPPVECEHNGHKHTHPATKKEPRIFINPEILDPAEDLATYQEGCLSVPDIFADVDRPATCRVRYQDLNGTVHEENLDGLMATCIQHEMDHLEGILFIDHLSRLKRNMALKKLDKLRKAA comes from the coding sequence ATGGCAATCCGCGAAATCCTAGAAGTGCCGGACCCCCGGCTCAAGACCGTGTCCGAACCCGTGACCGAGTTCGACGACGAGCTGAAGACGCTCGTCGAGGACATGTTCGAAACCATGTACGACGCCCCCGGCATCGGCCTCGCCGCAATCCAGGTCGGCGTGCCCAAGCGCGTGCTGGTGATCGACCTCCAGCCCGAAGATCCCGACGCGCCGCCGGTGGAATGCGAGCACAACGGGCACAAGCACACCCATCCGGCCACGAAGAAGGAACCGCGGATCTTCATCAATCCGGAAATCCTGGACCCGGCGGAGGACCTGGCGACCTACCAGGAAGGCTGCCTCTCGGTGCCCGACATCTTCGCCGACGTGGACCGGCCCGCCACCTGCCGCGTGCGGTATCAGGACCTGAACGGCACGGTGCACGAGGAAAACCTCGACGGCCTGATGGCCACCTGCATCCAGCACGAGATGGACCACCTCGAAGGCATCCTGTTCATCGACCACCTCAGCCGGCTGAAGCGCAACATGGCGCTCAAGAAGCTCGACAAGCTGCGCAAGGCCGCCTGA